From a region of the Lactuca sativa cultivar Salinas chromosome 4, Lsat_Salinas_v11, whole genome shotgun sequence genome:
- the LOC111896372 gene encoding vegetative cell wall protein gp1: MESHCFLLASFLLVATSVTHFGFASPLPLPLTPTSPPAVYPECDNTPPPSPIVSPPIYPPPPPNPNPPVPAPTPSPSYSPTPPPPVSACPPMATPPSTTPPPPSLPLPYPPTTPPSNPPGVAPQPSPVKPPTLPPYINTPPPYKPGSPPPPGTPAIPPSPKMPPGVPPTFPVIPPPPYAPNPSPSPTPAPRVAPPTSPVTPPTVPPFPYPPSPTPAPGIAPISPTTPTSPPPPYSPLIPPSPVTPPPAPSPYPINTPPPAMPPSPPCSTPPPPPTNSTPPSPDSPKTPPPITPPSPNPSKTPPPFLPPPITPPSPISPIIPPYISPSPSIQPYYPATPIPTTPPPCNDAPPMGSKPPLNSEECFSSCELRCELDAKQERCHRSCMACCHRCNCVPPGQYGNREMCGPCYTDMKTLAGRTMCP; encoded by the exons ATGGAGTCTCATTGCTTCCTTTTGGCCTCTTTTCTCTTGGTTGCAACTTCT GTTACCCATTTCGGTTTTGCTTCTCCACTACCACTCCCTTTGACACCAACATCACCACCCGCCGTTTACCCAGAATGTGACAacacaccaccaccatcacccatCGTATCTCCGCCAATTTATCCACCTCCACCACCGAATCCAAACCCACCTGTACCTGCACCTACTCCATCACCGTCTTATTCACCCACCCCTCCCCCACCGGTGTCAGCCTGCCCACCTATGGCAACACCACCTAGCACAACTCCACCACCGCCATCTTTACCTCTTCCGTATCCACCCACCACTCCACCATCTAACCCACCTGGTGTAGCACCACAACCTTCACCGGTGAAACCACCGACACTTCCACCATATATAAACACTCCACCTCCTTATAAACCAGGATCTCCACCACCTCCAGGGACACCGGCAATTCCACCATCACCCAAAATGCCACCCGGTGTTCCACCAACATTTCCGGTGATACCACCGCCTCCATATGCACCCAACCCTTCACCGTCTCCTACACCAGCTCCTCGTGTAGCACCACCGACATCCCCAGTGACACCACCGACAGTTCCACCGTTTCCATATCCACCTTCTCCTACACCGGCTCCTGGTATAGCACCAATATCTCCGACAACACCGACATCTCCACCGCCTCCATATTCACCCCTCATTCCACCTAGTCCAGTGACGCCACCACCTGCACCATCTCCATATCCAATCAACACTCCACCTCCCGCTATGCCACCGTCGCCACCTTGTAGCACCCCACCCCCACCGCCTACTAATTCAACTCCACCATCTCCCGATTCACCCAAGACGCCACCGCCGATCACTCCACCATCTCCGAATCCATCAAAGACACCACCGCCCTTTCTCCCACCACCAATCACTCCGCCATCTCCCATTTCACCTATCATCCCTCCATATATAAGTCCTTCACCAAGTATTCAACCATATTACCCTGCCACGCCTATCCCCACCACACCACCACCTTGCAACGATGCTCCACCGATGGGCAGCAAGCCACCATTAAATTCAGAAG AATGTTTTTCATCATGCGAGTTAAGGTGCGAGTTAGACGCGAAGCAAGAAAGATGCCACCGAAGTTGCATGGCGTGTTGTCATCGTTGCAATTGTGTTCCACCTGGACAATATGGAAATAGAGAGATGTGTGGTCCGTGCTACACTGATATGAAAACTCTCGCTGGAAGAACTATGTGCCCTTGA